AAATACTTGCTCAAGCTGGTATTTCTAAAAGCATTAAAGATGATGAAATAGTGAACGGAACACCTGCTTTTAAAGTACAAGATTTTAATAAAAGTTATGTCTATTTTAAAAATTTACCTAAAATAGCATCAAAAATTAATAATATAGAAAAAGAGTTGAAGACTCAAAAACCAACAATAAATGAGTAAGAAACAAAAAACAATACAGAAAGAAGTTAGTTTATCTGGTGTAGGAATTCACACAGGTAGAACAGTAAATATGACCATAAAACCTGCACCTGTAAATCATGGTTTTGCTTTTAGTAGAATAGATTTAGAAGGATCACCAATTATAGGTGCAAAAGCAGAATATGTTGTAAATACACAGAGAGGAACAAATTTAGAGAAAAATGGTGTTCAAATTCAGACTTCAGAACATGTATTAGCTGCAGCTGTTGGTTTAGATATCGATAACCTTTTAATAGAACTAGATTCTTCTGAGCCACCAATTATGGATGGTTCTTCTAAATACTTTGTAGAAGCTTTAGAAAAAGCAGGAATTGAAGAACAAGATGCAGATATTGAAGAGTATGTTGTTAAAGAAATCATCTCATATAAAGATGAAGCTACTGGAAGCGAAATAATTTTAATGCCTTCAGATAAATATGAAGTAACAGCAATGGTAGATTTTGGAACAAAAATTCTAGGAACTCAGAATGCTACTTTAGATAAAATGTCTGATTTTAAAGACGAAATTGCAGACGCTAGAACTTTCAGTTTTTTACATGAAATTGAAATGCTTTTAGAAAACGACCTAATTAAAGGTGGTGATTTAAATAACGCTATTGTTTATGTAGACAAAGAATTGTCTTCTGGAACAATGGAAAAATTGAAAAAAGCATTTAAGAAAGACGATATTACTGTTAAACCAAATGGTATTTTAGATAACCTTACTTTACATTGGGCTAATGAAGCTGCTAGACATAAATTATTAGATGTAATTGGTGATTTAGCTTTAGTTGGAATTAGAATTAAAGGAAAAGTAATTGCAAATAAACCAGGACATTTAATTAATACTCAGTTTGCTAAAAAGTTAGCAAAAATTATTAAGACAGAAAAAAGAAATAATGTTCCTTCTTATGATTTGAATCAACCTCCATTATTGGACATTCATCAAATTATGGACATTCTTCCTCATAGACCACCGTTTTTATTGATTGATAGAATTTTAGAACTTTCTGACAAGCATGTTGTGGGTATGAAGAATGTGACAATGAATGAAAACTTTTTCGTTGGTCACTTTCCAGGTTCTCCAGTAATGCCAGGAGTTTTACAAGTTGAAGCAATGGCGCAGTGTGGTGGAGTTTTAGTACTAAATACAGTACCAGATCCAGAAAATTATCTAACTTATTTTATGAAGATGGATAAAGTAAAATTTAAGCAAAAAGTTTTACCTGGTGATACTATTATATTCAAATGTGAATTAATCACGCCAATTAGAAGAGGTATTTGTCATATGCAAGCGTATGCTTATGCAAACGGAAGAATAGTTGCAGAAGCTGAATTAATGGCACAAATTGCTAGAAAAAAATAAATTATGAATCAACCATTAGCGTATGTACATCCGCAAGCAAAAATAGCAAGAAACGTAGTAATTGAACCTTTTACTACAATTCATAACAACGTAACAATCGGTTCTGGAACATGGATTGGTTCTAATGTTACCATAATGGAAGGTGCAAAAATCGGTAAAAATTGTAGAATCTTTCCTGGAGCAGTTATTTCTGCAATTCCACAAGATTTAAAATATGATGATGAAGAAACTACTGTAGAAATTGGTGATAACGTTACAATTAGAGAATGTGTTACTATAAATAGAGGTACAACAGATAGAATGAAAACCAAAATTGGTGATAATTGTTTAATTATGGCCTATTGTCATGTTGCTCATGATACTTTTGTTGGAGATAATTGTATTTTTTCTAACAACACTACTTTAGCGGGGCATGTAACCATTGGAGACAATGTTGTTTTAGCAGGTATGGTTGCTGTACATCAATTTGCATCTGTTGGTAATCATGCATTTGTTACTGGAGGTTCTTTAGTAAGAAAAGATGTTCCACCATTTGTAAAAGCTGCAAGAGAGCCTTTATCTTATGTTGGTATTAACTCTGTAGGTTTAAGAAGAAGAGGATTTTCTACAGAAAAAATTAGAGAAATTCAGAATATATATAGAATTTTATTTCAAAAAAATTATAACAATTCCCAAGCAATTGATATCATTGAAGCAGAGATGGAGGCTACTCCAGAACGCGATGAAATCGTTCAATTTATTAAAGATTCGCATAGAGGAATTATGAAAGGATATTATAAAGCTAATTAAAAGATAAAAATGGCAACAACATCAGACATTAGAAACGGATTGTGTATTAAGTATAATAATGACATCTACAAAGTAATTGAATTCTTACATGTAAAGCCTGGAAAAGGCCCCGCTTTTGTAAGAACAAAATTAAAAAGTGTTACTAATGGAAAAGTAGTAGATAACACATTTCCTGCAGGTAGAAAAATTGAAGATATTCGTGTTGAAACTCATAAATTTCAATACTTATATAATGAAGGAGAAACGTATCATTTTATGAATCAAAAAGATTATTCTCAGATTCAATTAGAGAAAAATGTTTTAGATTCTCCAGAGTTAATGAAAGAAGGAGAAGTTGTAACCATTATTATCAACTCAGAAGATGAAATGCCTTTATCTGTAGAAATGCCAGCAAGTGTTATATTAGAAGTTACTCATACAGAACCTGGTGTTAAAGGAAATACTGCTACTAATGCAACAAAACCTGCAACTGTAGAAAGTGGAGCTACTGTAAATGTTCCTTTATTTATTAATGAAGGAG
The window above is part of the Polaribacter sp. SA4-12 genome. Proteins encoded here:
- a CDS encoding bifunctional UDP-3-O-[3-hydroxymyristoyl] N-acetylglucosamine deacetylase/3-hydroxyacyl-ACP dehydratase — its product is MSKKQKTIQKEVSLSGVGIHTGRTVNMTIKPAPVNHGFAFSRIDLEGSPIIGAKAEYVVNTQRGTNLEKNGVQIQTSEHVLAAAVGLDIDNLLIELDSSEPPIMDGSSKYFVEALEKAGIEEQDADIEEYVVKEIISYKDEATGSEIILMPSDKYEVTAMVDFGTKILGTQNATLDKMSDFKDEIADARTFSFLHEIEMLLENDLIKGGDLNNAIVYVDKELSSGTMEKLKKAFKKDDITVKPNGILDNLTLHWANEAARHKLLDVIGDLALVGIRIKGKVIANKPGHLINTQFAKKLAKIIKTEKRNNVPSYDLNQPPLLDIHQIMDILPHRPPFLLIDRILELSDKHVVGMKNVTMNENFFVGHFPGSPVMPGVLQVEAMAQCGGVLVLNTVPDPENYLTYFMKMDKVKFKQKVLPGDTIIFKCELITPIRRGICHMQAYAYANGRIVAEAELMAQIARKK
- the lpxA gene encoding acyl-ACP--UDP-N-acetylglucosamine O-acyltransferase, whose translation is MNQPLAYVHPQAKIARNVVIEPFTTIHNNVTIGSGTWIGSNVTIMEGAKIGKNCRIFPGAVISAIPQDLKYDDEETTVEIGDNVTIRECVTINRGTTDRMKTKIGDNCLIMAYCHVAHDTFVGDNCIFSNNTTLAGHVTIGDNVVLAGMVAVHQFASVGNHAFVTGGSLVRKDVPPFVKAAREPLSYVGINSVGLRRRGFSTEKIREIQNIYRILFQKNYNNSQAIDIIEAEMEATPERDEIVQFIKDSHRGIMKGYYKAN
- the efp gene encoding elongation factor P; protein product: MATTSDIRNGLCIKYNNDIYKVIEFLHVKPGKGPAFVRTKLKSVTNGKVVDNTFPAGRKIEDIRVETHKFQYLYNEGETYHFMNQKDYSQIQLEKNVLDSPELMKEGEVVTIIINSEDEMPLSVEMPASVILEVTHTEPGVKGNTATNATKPATVESGATVNVPLFINEGDKIKVETTKGTYQERIKE